The nucleotide sequence GCAGGAGAAATTCGTACGTTTGTTCAGCTCGTGTTGCCACTTTCCTTGCCTGGGCTTGCAACGATCGCTCTATTTTGCACACTCGGATACTGGAACGACTGGTTTAATGCATTGCTCTACATCGATAAATCTAGTCTAGTTCCGTTGCAATCGATGCTGATGAGAATCGAAAATAGTATGCAATTTTTATTGCAAAATTCGAGCAACTCTTCGATTAACACAGGTATTTTGCAATCGATGCCACAAGAATCGGCTCGGATGGCGATGGTTGTACTTGCGACAGGACCGATCATTCTCGCCTATCCATTTTTCCAACGCTACTTCGTTGAAGGTTTAACGATTGGTGCAGTTAAGGAATAAGGGAGGTTCGTTTAGCAAATGAACGATCAACAACAAAGACATCCACTAACTGATGCAGAGATCGAGGAGAAAGTGAACGAACTCCTCGGTCGTATGACGATACAAGAGAAGATTGGGCAACTATGCCAGCCATTCGGATGGCATATGTATCATGGAGAGAATGGGAAGGCTGAGCTTACAGACGATTTTAAACAAGCGATTGCAAAAGGTGGCATCGGCTCTCTATATGGGACATTGCGTGCTGACCCTTGGACAGGAGTAACGTTGGAGACAGGGCTTTCACCTCGCGAAGGCGTAATAGCGATCAATGAAATCCAGCGTTATGCAATTGAAAATTCTCGTCTAGGCATTCCCATTCTGTTTGGAGAAGAGTGCTCGCATGGTCACATGGCCATTGGAGCGACGGTGTTTCCGGTTCCGCTCGCAATTGGGAGTACATGGAACATTGATCTATATCGTAAGATGTGCCAGGCCATCGCATTGGAGACGAGAGCCCAAGGCGGGGCTGTTACGTATTCTCCGGTACTGGACGTCGTTCGTGATCCGAGATGGGGACGTACGGAAGAATGCTTTGGCGAAGATCCTTATATGATCGGAGAGTTCGCAGTTGCTTCAGTTGAAGGGCTGCAAGGCAATTCCCTTGATCGAGAGGATACTGTTGTTGCAACATTGAAGCATTTTGCCGCTTATGGTAGCTCTGAAGGAGGACGCAATGCGGCTCCTGTTCATATGGGCGTTCGTGAGCTTCATGACATTGACCTCTATCCATTCAAGAAGGCAGTCGAAGCAGGGGCATTGTCGATCATGCCCGCTTATCATGAGATCGATGGGATTCCGTGTACGGTGAATGAGTACTTGCTGCAAGATGTTCTGCGGGATCAATGGGGCTTCGATGGCTATGTAATTACCGATTGTGGCGCAATTGAGATGCTCGTTGAAGGACATGACGTAGCAGAAGATGGTGGTCAAGCGGCAGCGATGGCCATAAAAGCGGGCATAGATATGGAGATGTCCGGCACGATGTTCGGTAAACCTCTATTAGCTGCTTTAGAACGTGGTGACCTGCAGACATCACATATTGATCAAGCAGTAAAACGTGTACTCCGTATTAAATATAAGCTAGGTTTATTTGATCATCCGTATGTTGACCCCCAGCTTGCGGAACGAGTTATCGGCTGCGAGGAGCATGCTGAGCTTGCTTATCAAGTAGCGTCTGAGGCGGTCGTAATGCTCAAGAATGAAGCGAATCTGCTTCCGCTTGGTCGTGAAGCAACAGTTGCTATAATTGGACCGAATGCAGATCAGCCTTACCATCAACTGGGTGATTATACGTCTCCTCAGCCTTCAGGGCAAGTGGTGACAGTGCTAGAAGGAATGAAAATAAAGCTCGGAGTAGACAAAGTTAAATATGCGCCGGGGTGCAGAATAACAGGTGCATCACGAGATGGATTTGATAGTGCGTTATCCGTTGCCACTGAGGCGGATGTGATCGTGATGGTCATGGGTGGATCAAGCGCACGCGATTTTGGTGAAGGAACGATTGATTTACGCACTGGCGCGTCGATTGTAAAAGGTAGTGACCATAATGAGATGGATTGCGGAGAAGGCATCGATCGCAGTGACTTGACGCTCTCAGGCGTACAGCTTCAACTGTTGCAGCACATTCATCAACTAGGTAAGCCTGTAGTTGTAGTCTATATTAATGGCAGACCGATTGCGGAGCCATGGGTGGATGATCATGCTCATGCGATTTTAGAAGCATGGTACCCGGGGCAAGCCGGCGGACTCGCGATTGCGGATATATTGCTCGGCGATGTGAATCCATCAGGGAAGCTTACGATCACTGTACCTCAATCAGTAGGCCAGCTTCCAATGACGTACAATGCGAAGAGATCGAAAGGTAAACGATATTTGGAGATGGATTTGAAACCGCGCTATCCATTTGGCTATGGGTTAAGTTATACGCAATTTGCATACTCGGATCTTTCGATGTCGGAGCACGAAATTTCAAAGGAAGCACTTCGCTCGGGACAATCGGTGCAAATTCAGCTGAAGGTGACGAACAGTGGCCTAGTGGAGGGAGCAGAGGTCGTGCAATTATATGTGACGGATAAAGTAAGCTCGGTTGCGAGACCGGGGAAAGAGCTGAAAGGCTTCCACAAACTATTTTTACAGCCTGGAGAAACGAAGACGGTTACTTTTGAGATTGCAGAAGCACAACTAGGCTTCACAGATCAGCAGTTGAATTGGAACGTAGAGCAAGGAGAGTTTGTCATCTCAGTCGCTCAACATTCCGACGATTCAGCAGCCCTTCTTACAAAGCTAACCGTAAAATAAGGAGATGACATCATGGAAATGATCAATCGGCTCATTCGGGAGCTAACGGAAGCACAATGGCACAATAAAATATCGCTGACGGAATGGGAAGTTCAGCTTACAGAGTATGTGAAGCCTGGATTGTATCGCGATGAATCAGCGCCACAGCTTACAACGTTAGATCAAATTTTGAACGGGAAATCGGGAACGACCTATCGTTTGAAGCGTACTTTAGAGATTCCATCCGAGTGGCAAGACAGTGCAGTTGGTCTTGTATTCGAATTTGGAGGCGAAGGACTGCTGAGAATTAACGGAGAATCGTACCACGGTCTAGATTCTAACCATACGTATGTACCACTTCTCTTGAACAGAATTGGTATGAAGCCTCAGCTTGATGTGGAGCTATTCGATCCGATTCCAGAGCCGCATGACCCACTCAATGCACAAGCGGTCATTCGAGAGCCAATCAAGCGGATTACGTGTGAGCTCGTTCGACCAAATCTACCTGTACAGAGTTTGCTCTACAGCATTATTGTCGTTCGAGATCTCTTGCTTGGACTGCCCGAACGAGAAAAGCTCGCACTTGTGTTGAATTCTGCACTCAAAGAGACGATGGATGCAGTTGCGAACTATCGAACAGCTATCGCTGGCTCTTCTGCTACGGAATTGAACGACGCAGAGGTTGGCAAGGGCTGGATGGAGATTGAGGCGCAGCTCGTTCGCAAAGTGCGTGAACAAGCGTCCTCTGAAGAAGTAACGGGTGTTATGAAAATGGTCGGCCAATCTCATATCGATGTGGCATGGTTATGGCCAGTACGAGAGACTGTGCGTAAGAGCAGTAGGACATTCTCGACTATGAATACGTTAATGGACGAGTATCCTGAGTTCAAATATGCACAAAGCCAGCCGTTGCTCTATCAATTTGTGAAGGACAATGATCCTTCATTATATGCGAAAATTAAAGAGCGTGTAGCAGAGGGGCGTTGGGAGTTAGTCGGCGGGATGTGGATTGAGCCTGACCTCAACTTGCCGAGCGGAGAATCGCTCATTCGACAGCTTGTTCACGGGCAGCGGTTCTATCAACAGGAGTTTGGCAAGCAAGTCGATATTGAATGGCTTCCAGATACGTTCGGTTATTGTGCTTCCCTGCCACAAATATTACAGCAAGCAGGCATTACAAGATTCATGACCTCGAAGCTGAATTGGAACGACACGAATGTGTTCCCTTATGATTTGTTTCAATGGCAAGGAATTGACGGCACACAGCTACTGACGTTTTTGAATCATGGATTGAATGAGCATACGAAACCAAAGGACATTAAGGAACATTGGGAATCGTTCCGTCAGAAAGACCTTCATCATGAGCAAATGCTGCTGTACGGACATGGTGACGGGGGTGGTGGCGTAACGAGGGAAATGCTTGAACAAATTAAGCGAGCAGAGCTCATGCCAGGGTTGCCGAAGGCAACGTTCGGAACGGCTACAGAGTTTTTTGATAACATTGGCGCAGATCGTACAGATCTTCCTGTGTGGCAGGGCGATTTATATTTAGAGCTACATCGTGGTACTTATACGACACATGCGCGAAATAAGCGGTGGAATCGGAAAGCTGAAATTTTATATCGTGAAGCAGAAGTGTGGCAGCAGCTCGCTACGCCTTATGGAGTACAAAGCGATGAGCAAGCGTTCAGAGATCAGATGGACAAGGGGTGGAAGCTCCTTTTGCTTAACCAGTTTCATGACATCATTCCAGGCAGTGCGATTCCTGAAGTGTATGTAACGTCTGAAGAAGAGTATAAATCTGTGTTCGAAATTGGCGATACTGCGCTAGAGCAGAGCTTAAAGTCGATTTCCACTCAAATTTCGACGATGGGTGAAGGCAAGCCGTATGTTGTGTATAACAGCTTTGGATGGAATCGAGACGAAATTGTAACCATTCGAGGCGGTTCAGAGCTAAGTGGTTTGGCAGCGTATGATGCGAATGGTGTTCAATTGCCAACGGACGTCATTGAGAAGGGTGACTCTTATGAGCTATTCGTGTGCGTAAAGTCGATTCCAGCGTTCGGATATTGCACCGTGTGGTTGAAGCAAGCTGAGCAAAAAGCGATGAGTGTAGAAACACTGGACCTTAGCGAGAACTGGGATACGGACAATGTAACATTAGCGTTCAATGAAGCAGGGGAAATTGTTCGTTGGTTCGATAAGCATGCAGATCGGGAACTGCTGAAGCCAGGTGCGAAGGCGAATGAGCTTCAATTTTTCCATGATAAGCCTACGCTATGGGATGCTTGGGACATCGATCCGAGATTCGAGCAGCAAACCGCAGGAGCGGTTGAGCTTCAATCTGCACAAGTGCTTCTTCGTGGCGTAACACAAGATATTTTACGTTTCGAATGGAAATTGAACGCGTCTACGATTATTCAAGACGTTCATATTCGCCATCATGATGGTCGTATCGATTTCCATACTCAAGCAGATTGGCATGAAGCACATAAGTTGCTGAAAGCAGCATTTGACTTCGATATCATAACCACTAAAGCGACTTATGAAATCCCGTTCGGGACTTTAGAGCGTCCGACTCATCGAAATACGAGCTGGGAGCAAGCGCAATTTGAAGTTTGTGGACATCGCTTTGCTGATGTGTCGGAGAGCGGATATGGCGTCAGCTTAATGAATGATTGCAAGTATGGGTATGACATTCATGGTGCGAAGATGCGCCTATCTTTGCTTAGAGCGCCTAAGTGGCCCGATGTAGGTGCTGATCAAGGAGAGCATGCGTTCACTTATTCGATTTATTCGCATCGTGGACAATGGCAAGAAGCGCACGTTGTTCGTCAAGCTGCAGAGTTGAATGGTCCGTTAGTAGCAAGAGCGGTTGCGGCTCAGTTGGGTACACTCCCCTCATCGCATTCTTTTGTTGGACTAGAGAGCAATCATGTAGTGCTAGATACGGTTAAACTAGCGGAAGATGGCGAGCACTCAGTGCTGCGTTTCTATGAAAGTGCTGGGGGGAGAGAATCGGTTTCGATTCGTTGGCCTGAGCCATTCCGCCAAGCAGTGTTGACGAATGCGCTAGAAGAGGAAATTGAACCGTTAACGATAATCGAAGGACAGTTAAAGCTGACTTTCCGTCCGTATGAAATTAAGACGATTAAGTTAATTCGATAGGAGGGGCATAACCGATGGAACAATTCCGTTTGCCAAAAATTCCAATGCCGCCGTTAGGATTGCCGATGTCTGTACAGCAGGTGTTAGCAGAAGCAGAGCAGAAGCTTGCGCATCGTCCCAAGCTACAGCGACTATTTCGCAATTGTTTTCCAAATACGTTAGAAACTGCGACTAAGCTTCAGGATGACGGTACGACATTCATCCTGACTGGAGATATTCCTGCGATGTGGCTTCGCGACTCTGTTGAACAGATCGTGCACTATATACCTCTTGCGAAGGAGGACTCAGAGCTTCAACGGATTATTTCCGGTTTGATCAAACGCCATATGGCTTGTATTCTAATCGACCCATATGCCAATGCGTTCAATGAAACCGCCAATGATTGGCATTGGAGCACAACGGATGTTACTGAGATGGGTCCTTCGGTTTGGGAGCGTAAATTCGAGCTCGATTCGATTTGCTTCTCGATTCGATTAGCATATCTCTATTGGAAGGAAACGAATCGTTCAGACATCTTTAACGCAGATTTTAAAGCAGCGATGCTAACGATTTTGAAGCTATGGCAAACAGAGCAACGCCATCAAGAGCTGTCTCCTTACCGATTTGAACGACATAATGGCATTATGATTGATACCTTGCGAAACAACGGCTTAGGCATGCCCGTGAATTATACGGGTATGATTTGGTCAGGCTTCCGTCCAAGTGACGATGCATGTGATTTCCACTATAATATTCCATCGAACTTGTTCGCTGCAACGAGCCTTCGTCAGCTGAGTGAAATTGCGGAATTCGTATTCCGTGACTTGGCGCTCGTCGCTGAGCTCAATAAGTTAGAAGAAGAAGTGCGACATGGGATTGAGCTATACGGGACATATCGCCATCCGGAATTCGGTCAGATCTATGCGTATGAGACTGACGGCTATGGCAATTATTGCTTAATGGACGATGCCGGAACACCGGGACTAATGTCGATAACTTACCTCAATCCAGAGGAAGCGAGCAATCCCATTTATCAAAACACGCGACGTTTTGCACTCAGTAAGAGCAATCCATTTTATTATGAAGGTAAGGCAGCCAAAGGAATCGGAAGCCCTCATACCCCACCGGATTACATTTGGCATATGGCTCTGTCCATGCAAGGACTTACGGCAGCTACACCAGAGGAGAAGCTGGAAATGATTGCAATGCTTGAAGCGACGGATGCGGATACTGGGTTTATGCACGAAGGCTTTCACGCAGACGATCCCACACAATTTACGCGAAAATGGTTCGTTTGGTCGAACAGCTTATTCGCCCAACTCGTGTATCGTGCGATGAAGGATGGGATTTTGTGAGTCAGATTGTACTTTTTTATGATGAAGCTTTCCCGTTTGACGGTAATCGAGAAATAGCAAACAAGTTAGCATCTGCGGTAGTGGACTCTGCAAGAAATCAAGTTGTTGTCGTCTCGGCGGAACGATTAGCAGAAGCGCTTGCGTCACCAGAAACAGTGAGCTTCATTAACTTACATGCACCGTATTTTCCGGTAGATACATGGATTTCGATTCTCGCCTATGCGAGGTCAGGGCGTGGTCTCATTAGCATTGGGGGAGCACCGTTTAAGCGGCCAGTTCGACAAGTCAATGGCGGATGGCATATTGAGCCGGAACAGACAGCCTATCATCAACAGCTGCACATTCATGAAGCGTTAGCAGTCGATTGTGCTTCTGTCATTAGCCTGCACTCGAACGAGGATATTCCGTTGCTTGTTGGGCAGGAGAGCTTATTCTCGATTTCGAATACATGGAATCTCGTGCCACATGTTTCGAAGACGAGCGATCTTCCGCATCAGATGGGATCATCTGGACCGATGGATACGCGAATTTATCCTCTGCTTAAAGGCGTGACGAATGATAACCGTGAGATATCGGCTCCTGTTGTGCTTTGGGAGCATGTTGGTGGACCGTTTGCAGGAGGACGCTGGCTATTCATCAATCAAGAGCCAGGTGCTCTTCTGATGGAACAAGCGCAAGCGCTTGTGGGTTGGGCGACATTTTGCGCGAAAGGTGTAACAGAGCTGTGGATTAAACCGAATTACGGTTCCTATGAGCCAGGAGAGCGTGCAGTTCTTACTTTACAAGCGCAGTACTTGGGGAGAGCAATTCGTTCGCAATCCGCGCAACAATGGAACTTTTCTATCGCTGTCGGTCAAAAAGGCGAAAGTACAGAATGGACATCGACTTATGCGATTCATGTGACGTCAGAATGGGAAGCTACGATCATCCCGGTTCCCGCTACTCTTCATGAAGGGTTCTATACGATTATTTGTCGTGCACAATCCGATGACGGTGAAGTAAGAATTTTGCGACAAGGATTTTGGGGCGTTGATCGACAACTGCTTGCTTCGGGTACTTCGGTTCGCGCAGGCCGGGATTACTTTGAACGTGATGGAAGGCCGCTTCCTGTTGTCGGAATGACCTATATGACTTCGGATGTTGCACGTAAGTTTCTGTTTCTTCCGAATGTACAAGTATGGGATCGGGATATGGCACAAATGCGTCGTGCCGGGATTAACTGGATTCGGACAGGCATCTGGACAGCCTATCGTAACATTATGCAAGTGGATGGACATGCCTCTGAGGAAGCATTGCGTGCGATTGACGCGTTCTTATTGACCGCAGCAAAGCATGAATTACAGGTAACATTTACATTCTTCTCGTTTACACCTGAAACGTGGGAAGGGGTCAATCCTTTTCTAGACCCGCGCAGTGTAAATGCGCAGAAGCGATTCATTCGTTCGATCGTGTCGCGTCATCGGCAGACAAAGGGTGTCGACTGGGATTTAATTAATGAACCCTCGTTATTTGACCCTGCTCGTATATTCTCTGATGGACCTAGATCTTGCCGTGATCCATTCGAAATTACGGCTTATCGCGCATGGCTCATGGAGCGTCATGAAACGATAGAGCAATTGCGAGAGCATTGGAATGCGACACCGGAGCAACTGCCGAGCTTCGATGTCATCGTACCGCCCGAGGCTACGGAAATCAACTTCGATATTCAAGACATTCATCTGGCGAAGAAGGGGACGCGCTGGCTCGATTACGTGCTGTTCTCGATGGATATGCACAATCGTTGGGCGAAGCAACTCGTCGATACGATCAAGGAGATTACACCCGACCGACTCGTTACGGTGGGGCAAGACGAAGGACTTGGTGCACAACGACCTTCTCCGTTCTTCTACGAAGATGTGGTTGATTACACAACCGTACATTCTTGGTGGCTGAACGATCAATTGGTATGGGATGGCGTCTTTGCCAAAACAGCTAACAAGCCGAACCTCATTCAAGAGACAGGAATTATGTATGTGGAAACGCCTGATGGACGCGCGAAGCGGACTGAAGCGGAACTGCGTAATATTTTAGAGCGGAAATACGCATATGCATTTTCTACCGGTGGCGCCGGAGCCATTCATTGGTTGTGGAATACGAACTTCTATATGAACAATGCGAATGAATCGCAAATTGGAGCCGTTCGCGCGGATGGCACAGAGAAGCCGGAGGCTAACGTCTCCTATGATTTCGGTAAGTTCATCGAAGCTTCACGTGATTTATTTAAAGATCGTGAGCTAGAGCAAGTGGTCGTCGTTTTCCCGTATTCAAATGACTTCTCCAATCGCCAGCTTGCTTTTGATGCGACGACACGGGCAAGTCGTGTGCTTGCGTATGAAATAAAGCAGTCATTCCGTGCGGTTTCCGAATATCATTTGGATGATTTGCGGTGTAATCCAGCGAAGCTAATTATTGTACCGAGTCCGCACAATTTTGAAGACAAGGCGATCACCGAGTTATTTGAGATCGTGCGTGATACCGGCGCGACACTATTATGGACAGGTCCGGTCGGACTCGATGCTTATTGGCATCCGGTGAATCGCTTCGAGCAGTTGCTGGGGTCGAGAGCGCCAGCAAACGTTAGACGTGAGGAGCTATTGGAAGTCGCAGGTCAGACGTATACTGTATCGTATGGAGCACGTCGAATTGCACAGGTGGCCAAAGAAAACGTTGCCGGTGGTCGCAACGAACTTATCGATGTTGCACTAGGCGCAGGTCGTATCATCTGGTGCCCATTGCCGGTGGAATTGAACGATCGTTATGAACCGGTCGCTGCACTGTACCGCTATGCGATCGAGCAAGCACAATGCGAAGCTGAATTTGTGTGGGAGCGTGGTGGAGAGTTAGCTGGTCTTTATGGCCGCAAGCTAGCATTCAAAGACGGCTCGCTGTTCATCTTCGTGTCAGAGCTTGGTAGTGACGCAGAAGTAGAGGTAAAGGATCCTGTAACAGGTTGCGGTTATGCCTTCACACTTGAAACAGATCGCTCCGTATTGTTCGCGGTAGAAGCGAGTGGTAGCCTGCTTGAAGTTTATCGTCCTGATGAAGTAGCCATTCAAGTAAAACGCTAAAAAGCAACAGGCAATCTGATCGTTTCAGATCGGAGTGCCTGTTTTTTGTTGATCTTATGGAAGTCGAATCCCCTGTCACGATATCCCCCTCACTCAGTTACTCCACTCCATGTGCTAAGACCGCGAAACGGTCTTAAACTCACTAAACTAGCTCAACCGAGTGTTCTAAGACCGCGAAACGATCTTAAATCCACAAAACTAGCTCAACCGAGTGTTCTAAGACCGCGAAACGGTCTTAAACCCACCAAACTAGCTCCACCGAGTGTTCTAAGACCGCGAAACGGTCTTAAACCCACCAAACTAGCTCAACCAAGTGTTCTAAGACCGCGAAACGGTCTTAAACCCACAAAACAAACACCCTGAACAGCAAAGTGACATCCATCGTGTGGAAAGTTTACGGCCCGCCTTTGCATTCGTGTGATTACCATTAAATCTAATCAGATTACACGAATGCAATAGCGGGTGGAACACGATGGTTGTCGAGCAGCAGTGACGATGGGTGGATAATGGGTTGTATTAGATGATTGGGTGATCAGCGCAACAGTGACGATGGGTGGGTAGGGTGTTGTTTTTGCATGTGTAAACAAAGAATAGATCATGTTATAGTAAATAAGTTGTTTGAACGAGCAGAGATGCACCATGAGAGGAAGACTAATTACGAAATGCTACACCGATTATCTCGAATTAATATTGTAGGAATACGAGCAGATGTGCTTGCTGGCATTACGACAGTGCTTGCACTGATTCCTGACTCGTTAGCTTTTGCTTTCATCGCAGGTGTGAACCCGATGATTAGCATTTATTCTTCCATTAGTATACTCATCTTGATCTCGATCTTCGGCGGTCGACCGGCCATGGTTTCATCGACAGCAGGGTCGATGGCGGTACTCATGACAGCCCTTGTTGCGCAACATGGCGTAGAGTATTTGTTCGCGGCGACAATCTTGACTGGGGTTATTCAATATTTGATGGGACTTATGCGCATGGGTAAATTAATGCGATTCGTTCCTCACTCAGTCATTACGGGATTCATTAACTCGCTGGCAATATTGATCTTTGTTTCACAGCTACGCTATTTCAAAGCGCAATCGTGGGTTATGTATGCCATGGTAGGGGGAACATTGTTAATCATCTACTTGCTGCCGAAGCTTACGAAGGCGATTCCTTCGCCACTCGTCGCAGTCGCATTCATGACAATCGTGACTGCATTCATGCATCTGAACGTTAACACGGTCGGTGATATAGCGGCAATTGAGCCGATGATTCCTTTATTCCATATCCCTGCGATTCCTTTTAACCTAGAGACGTTGTGGATTTTGTTGCCTACTGCATTCTCTTTAGCGATTGTTGGATATTCTGAAACTTTACTGACGCAGACAATGATCGATGAGATGACAGAAGAGAAGACGAGTAAGGACAAGGAGATGAAAGGTCAAGGCATCGCGAATAGTGTAACTGGATTTTTCGGAGGGATGGCTGGGTGCGCATTGATCGCAGAATCCGTCATTAATGTGAAAGTCGGCGCGCGAGGGCGACTGTCAACGATTGTGGCAGGATTGATGCTGCTTCTTTTCGTATTCGTCCTAGACGGAGTGTTGAACATTATACCGATTGCAGCATTAGTCGGGGTAATGATGATGGTTTGTATTGAGATCTTCGATTGGAAATATCTCCGCAACATTCGCACGATGCCTATGTCTGACACGATTGTGATGATTATTACTGTTGCGATTGTTGTCGTTACGCACGATTTGGCTAAAGGTGTTATAGTGGGTGTGCTGCTGAGCGTACTGCTTCATGCGTATCACACAGCAACTCATTTGCAAATTCATGAGAAGTGGGAAGGCGACGAAAAGGTTTACCGCGTTCGAGGACCTCTATTCTTCGTTTCGAGCGATACTTTGTTTGAGCGAATCGACTTCGCAGACGAATCGGACAACGTATGTATCGATTTAACGGATGCACATGTTTGGGATCATACAGCTAGGCAGACGGTGGACAAAATCGTGACAAGATTATCGGACAAAGGAAAGCGAGTTCGTGTCGTTAACGATAAAAGCTCAAAAACTGCATAGAGAGTAATGGTCGACAGATGAGAAATTATAGCTAATGCGGAAAAAGCGGTGGAATAGGGTTAATACCTATACCACCGCTTTCGTATTTGGTCGAATACACTATACACCTAGCCTCTACTTATTACATTTTATCCCGCAAAAACTGCACTGCTGCACGTATGTCTGCTTCGGGATTGTCACCGACTTCACGTTCAATGGTTAAGTAGCCCGTATATCCGATGTCCTTTAGTGCTTGCAGGTAAGCATCCCATTTTACTCCGCCCTCGCCAAGCGGAAGCTCTTTGAAGATTTTGCCCGCCTTAATCATCTCTTCGACTAAATGGTGATCTGCAGATGTATAGCCAAGTGCACCATATACTTCGCGCGGGTCAACTTCCTTCACTCGTATGCCATCCTTGGCATGCGTATGCACGATGTAATCGCGCAAAGTGTATACACCTTGCACGGGATCGTCACCGGTAACCATAACCATGTTCGCAGGGTCGAAGTTGACGGAAACGCCTTTGCTGCCTAGTCCATCAAGAAATTGCTTCAGATGGGCAGCCGTTTCAGGTCCGGTCTCAATCGCGAAAAAGGCGTTCATGCTCGTTGCATAAGTACTTAGCTCTTCACATGCACGGTGCATGGAGTCGTAGATTTCACTGTTCGGATCGTTAGGTACAATTCCGATATGAGTGGTAACGATATTTGTACCGAGCTCCACGGCAAGGTCCAATATCCGCTTTGACTTTTCAATTTTCGCTGCATTAACGGTTTTGTCTTGAAAGCCATGACCACCGAGGTCTCCAACGAGCGCAGTAATATCTAAGCCAAGCGATGAAATGTATGATTTCCAATCTTTACGTGTATCCGTATCAAGATTAGCTGGATCCATCTCTCCTTGAACAGCATAAATCTGCACCCCGTCAGCCCCTACTTCTTTTGCTTTCACTAGA is from Candidatus Cohnella colombiensis and encodes:
- a CDS encoding alpha-mannosidase; protein product: MEMINRLIRELTEAQWHNKISLTEWEVQLTEYVKPGLYRDESAPQLTTLDQILNGKSGTTYRLKRTLEIPSEWQDSAVGLVFEFGGEGLLRINGESYHGLDSNHTYVPLLLNRIGMKPQLDVELFDPIPEPHDPLNAQAVIREPIKRITCELVRPNLPVQSLLYSIIVVRDLLLGLPEREKLALVLNSALKETMDAVANYRTAIAGSSATELNDAEVGKGWMEIEAQLVRKVREQASSEEVTGVMKMVGQSHIDVAWLWPVRETVRKSSRTFSTMNTLMDEYPEFKYAQSQPLLYQFVKDNDPSLYAKIKERVAEGRWELVGGMWIEPDLNLPSGESLIRQLVHGQRFYQQEFGKQVDIEWLPDTFGYCASLPQILQQAGITRFMTSKLNWNDTNVFPYDLFQWQGIDGTQLLTFLNHGLNEHTKPKDIKEHWESFRQKDLHHEQMLLYGHGDGGGGVTREMLEQIKRAELMPGLPKATFGTATEFFDNIGADRTDLPVWQGDLYLELHRGTYTTHARNKRWNRKAEILYREAEVWQQLATPYGVQSDEQAFRDQMDKGWKLLLLNQFHDIIPGSAIPEVYVTSEEEYKSVFEIGDTALEQSLKSISTQISTMGEGKPYVVYNSFGWNRDEIVTIRGGSELSGLAAYDANGVQLPTDVIEKGDSYELFVCVKSIPAFGYCTVWLKQAEQKAMSVETLDLSENWDTDNVTLAFNEAGEIVRWFDKHADRELLKPGAKANELQFFHDKPTLWDAWDIDPRFEQQTAGAVELQSAQVLLRGVTQDILRFEWKLNASTIIQDVHIRHHDGRIDFHTQADWHEAHKLLKAAFDFDIITTKATYEIPFGTLERPTHRNTSWEQAQFEVCGHRFADVSESGYGVSLMNDCKYGYDIHGAKMRLSLLRAPKWPDVGADQGEHAFTYSIYSHRGQWQEAHVVRQAAELNGPLVARAVAAQLGTLPSSHSFVGLESNHVVLDTVKLAEDGEHSVLRFYESAGGRESVSIRWPEPFRQAVLTNALEEEIEPLTIIEGQLKLTFRPYEIKTIKLIR
- a CDS encoding glycoside hydrolase family 3 N-terminal domain-containing protein → MNDQQQRHPLTDAEIEEKVNELLGRMTIQEKIGQLCQPFGWHMYHGENGKAELTDDFKQAIAKGGIGSLYGTLRADPWTGVTLETGLSPREGVIAINEIQRYAIENSRLGIPILFGEECSHGHMAIGATVFPVPLAIGSTWNIDLYRKMCQAIALETRAQGGAVTYSPVLDVVRDPRWGRTEECFGEDPYMIGEFAVASVEGLQGNSLDREDTVVATLKHFAAYGSSEGGRNAAPVHMGVRELHDIDLYPFKKAVEAGALSIMPAYHEIDGIPCTVNEYLLQDVLRDQWGFDGYVITDCGAIEMLVEGHDVAEDGGQAAAMAIKAGIDMEMSGTMFGKPLLAALERGDLQTSHIDQAVKRVLRIKYKLGLFDHPYVDPQLAERVIGCEEHAELAYQVASEAVVMLKNEANLLPLGREATVAIIGPNADQPYHQLGDYTSPQPSGQVVTVLEGMKIKLGVDKVKYAPGCRITGASRDGFDSALSVATEADVIVMVMGGSSARDFGEGTIDLRTGASIVKGSDHNEMDCGEGIDRSDLTLSGVQLQLLQHIHQLGKPVVVVYINGRPIAEPWVDDHAHAILEAWYPGQAGGLAIADILLGDVNPSGKLTITVPQSVGQLPMTYNAKRSKGKRYLEMDLKPRYPFGYGLSYTQFAYSDLSMSEHEISKEALRSGQSVQIQLKVTNSGLVEGAEVVQLYVTDKVSSVARPGKELKGFHKLFLQPGETKTVTFEIAEAQLGFTDQQLNWNVEQGEFVISVAQHSDDSAALLTKLTVK
- a CDS encoding glycoside hydrolase family 125 protein, with product MEQFRLPKIPMPPLGLPMSVQQVLAEAEQKLAHRPKLQRLFRNCFPNTLETATKLQDDGTTFILTGDIPAMWLRDSVEQIVHYIPLAKEDSELQRIISGLIKRHMACILIDPYANAFNETANDWHWSTTDVTEMGPSVWERKFELDSICFSIRLAYLYWKETNRSDIFNADFKAAMLTILKLWQTEQRHQELSPYRFERHNGIMIDTLRNNGLGMPVNYTGMIWSGFRPSDDACDFHYNIPSNLFAATSLRQLSEIAEFVFRDLALVAELNKLEEEVRHGIELYGTYRHPEFGQIYAYETDGYGNYCLMDDAGTPGLMSITYLNPEEASNPIYQNTRRFALSKSNPFYYEGKAAKGIGSPHTPPDYIWHMALSMQGLTAATPEEKLEMIAMLEATDADTGFMHEGFHADDPTQFTRKWFVWSNSLFAQLVYRAMKDGIL